Proteins found in one Sphingobium sp. V4 genomic segment:
- a CDS encoding very short patch repair endonuclease: MADVHDPATRSRNMAAIKGSHTKPEMQVRAALHAAGLRYRLHVRDLPGKPDLVFPRWRAVVFVNGCFWHHHDCHLFRWPSTREDFWRTKIGRNVENDERATRALLDACWRVGTVWECALKGRTRPDFPEAMQRLIAWIRSDEKVITVRGG, encoded by the coding sequence TTGGCGGACGTTCACGACCCGGCGACCCGCAGTCGCAATATGGCTGCTATCAAAGGCAGCCATACAAAGCCTGAAATGCAGGTCCGCGCTGCCCTGCATGCGGCGGGCCTGCGCTACCGCCTTCACGTCAGGGACTTGCCGGGCAAACCGGATCTCGTTTTTCCACGTTGGCGGGCCGTTGTTTTCGTGAACGGCTGCTTCTGGCACCACCATGATTGCCACCTGTTCAGATGGCCGTCCACGCGGGAGGATTTCTGGCGCACGAAGATCGGGCGCAATGTGGAGAATGATGAGCGCGCAACCCGGGCGCTGCTCGATGCATGCTGGCGTGTCGGCACGGTCTGGGAATGTGCGCTGAAGGGGCGGACCAGACCCGACTTTCCCGAGGCTATGCAGCGCCTTATCGCGTGGATAAGGTCGGATGAGAAAGTCATCACTGTCAGGGGCGGGTAA
- a CDS encoding MvaI/BcnI family restriction endonuclease — MVASLGQLLDLMRHHGAYRIYAKRLSPNDNSKNQVYLGDGFAALNVIPHGEVYTDAAEKAGSVRDRAKADVEFYWVNEEGRHRAPDANLILYPKYPEVRMSGFLKGCKAAPSKLLTVRDEGRAMFFGMTREGIVLGYVTDADNPITKELVAAAWPMLGVFIELPLSLDQPADPKTILLDELRRIYQLNWIMSQKLAKDGTKMPYAARNGGGYTLEAELGITPNGYAEPDFMGWEVKQYGVNNFTAFRPKSPVTLMTPEPTGGIYKTEGVAEFLKRFGYADQSGKEDRFNFGGRYDCTRDHHHLTGLRMTLTGYDAASGKIADIGGGLALIDAADKVAASWSFKGLMAHWNRKHAQAAYVPSLSRTPPPEYSYGAQVLLCEQTDFLRFIRAFAEGTVYYDPAVKIEKASSAKPDIKRRSQFRVAHSDLTQLYEGHEMVSLS, encoded by the coding sequence GTGGTCGCATCACTGGGGCAATTGCTGGATCTGATGCGCCATCACGGTGCCTATCGCATCTATGCAAAGCGGCTGTCGCCCAACGATAATTCGAAGAATCAGGTCTATCTCGGTGACGGCTTTGCGGCGCTGAACGTCATCCCTCATGGCGAGGTTTACACCGACGCCGCCGAAAAGGCTGGCAGCGTTCGTGACCGTGCCAAGGCCGATGTCGAATTTTACTGGGTCAATGAGGAGGGCAGGCACCGTGCGCCCGACGCCAACCTGATCCTCTATCCCAAATATCCCGAAGTGCGGATGTCCGGCTTTTTGAAGGGCTGTAAGGCAGCTCCTTCAAAGCTCCTCACGGTCCGTGACGAGGGGCGGGCCATGTTCTTTGGCATGACCCGGGAGGGCATCGTGCTGGGGTACGTGACCGACGCCGATAACCCGATCACGAAAGAGCTGGTGGCAGCCGCCTGGCCGATGCTGGGCGTCTTCATCGAGCTGCCGCTCAGTCTGGACCAGCCTGCCGATCCGAAGACGATCCTGCTCGACGAATTACGTCGCATTTATCAGCTGAACTGGATCATGTCCCAGAAGCTGGCGAAGGACGGCACGAAGATGCCCTATGCCGCCCGCAACGGGGGTGGCTATACCCTTGAAGCTGAGCTTGGCATTACGCCTAACGGCTATGCGGAGCCCGATTTCATGGGCTGGGAGGTGAAGCAATATGGCGTGAATAATTTCACGGCGTTCAGACCAAAATCGCCGGTCACGCTCATGACGCCGGAGCCGACCGGCGGCATCTACAAGACCGAGGGAGTAGCAGAATTTCTGAAGCGGTTCGGTTATGCGGATCAGAGCGGCAAGGAAGATCGCTTCAATTTTGGTGGCCGTTACGATTGCACCCGTGATCACCACCATCTGACCGGCTTGCGAATGACCCTTACAGGATATGATGCAGCCAGTGGCAAGATAGCTGACATTGGCGGCGGCTTGGCACTGATCGATGCGGCCGACAAGGTTGCCGCCTCCTGGTCGTTCAAGGGCCTGATGGCGCACTGGAACCGGAAGCATGCGCAGGCGGCCTATGTTCCTTCCCTGTCCCGCACTCCGCCGCCAGAATATAGTTATGGCGCGCAGGTGCTCCTTTGCGAACAGACCGATTTCCTGCGGTTTATCAGAGCCTTCGCAGAGGGGACAGTATATTACGATCCTGCTGTTAAAATCGAAAAGGCTTCGTCAGCAAAGCCGGACATAAAGCGGCGGAGCCAGTTTCGAGTTGCCCATTCTGATCTGACGCAACTTTATGAAGGGCACGAAATGGTTTCTCTGTCCTGA
- a CDS encoding NERD domain-containing protein/DEAD/DEAH box helicase has translation MSGATMWPARLPGEVTGSRYRDAEVRVWKALQAQLGAGWVVFYSRPWLGLTSSGGERDGECDFVVAHPAHGVLAIEVKGGGISYDPADDKWWSRDRDNIRHAIKNPVEQARSAKHELLRRMQAMGGWNSRRFVRFRHGVIFPDLGQIPVNLGMDKPREIFCCRPGLASIADWVGERLSGGDEESVGGDGIKVLEKLLAAPFQLKVPLATLIDDDEQAIAALTPGQFRVLGMISALPRIAVGGGAGTGKTIVAFEDAARLAGSGNRTLLLCLGEPLADALSTRAPGTGVEVLSFAALCRQMVAAAELPAPDRLDDDVVSDAWIDALMRAAELRTDLRFDAIVVDEAQDFPSHWWVAIDGLLASEKSFLHAFYDTNQSIYGSVSSQLASFNLLNVGFEHNLRNTRKIHLIASGHYRGMNIFADGPEGTDITVLPCGEQEIAAIAAGEARKLVLHENVSSGDIAILAPTTALAASIRQALDRSGTYVSVVDTILRFKGLERPVVIVAASREIADEVELAYVAVSRARTHLVLVGQERILDWLRSPPMSGSDAAGPAPAD, from the coding sequence TTGAGCGGCGCAACGATGTGGCCGGCCAGGTTGCCGGGCGAAGTGACGGGCAGTCGATACCGCGATGCCGAGGTACGGGTATGGAAAGCCCTGCAGGCCCAGCTCGGCGCCGGCTGGGTGGTGTTTTACAGCCGTCCCTGGCTCGGCCTGACCAGCAGTGGTGGCGAGCGTGATGGCGAGTGCGATTTCGTTGTCGCGCACCCTGCGCACGGCGTGCTTGCGATCGAGGTAAAAGGCGGCGGGATCAGCTATGATCCGGCCGACGACAAGTGGTGGAGCCGTGACCGGGACAACATCCGCCATGCCATCAAGAATCCGGTAGAGCAGGCGCGCAGCGCCAAGCATGAACTGCTACGCAGGATGCAGGCCATGGGCGGATGGAACAGCCGCCGCTTTGTGCGTTTCCGGCACGGCGTGATCTTTCCCGACCTCGGACAGATTCCGGTCAATCTTGGCATGGACAAGCCGCGGGAGATATTCTGCTGCCGCCCGGGCCTGGCCAGCATAGCTGACTGGGTCGGTGAGCGGCTGTCCGGCGGCGATGAGGAGAGTGTTGGCGGCGACGGGATCAAGGTTCTTGAAAAGCTGCTCGCCGCGCCGTTCCAGCTCAAGGTTCCGCTTGCGACGCTGATCGACGATGACGAACAGGCTATCGCGGCGCTCACCCCCGGCCAGTTCCGGGTTCTGGGAATGATCTCGGCGTTGCCGCGTATCGCTGTTGGCGGCGGGGCCGGTACAGGCAAGACGATCGTGGCGTTCGAGGACGCGGCCCGCCTCGCCGGCTCAGGCAACAGGACGTTGTTGCTTTGCCTCGGGGAGCCGCTCGCAGACGCCCTCTCGACGCGGGCACCCGGCACCGGCGTCGAAGTTCTGTCCTTCGCCGCGCTTTGCCGGCAGATGGTCGCGGCGGCCGAGCTGCCCGCGCCTGACCGGCTGGATGACGATGTCGTTTCTGACGCGTGGATCGACGCACTCATGCGGGCTGCCGAGCTTCGTACAGATCTGCGGTTTGACGCGATAGTGGTCGATGAGGCGCAGGATTTTCCATCGCACTGGTGGGTTGCCATCGACGGGCTGCTCGCCTCTGAAAAGAGCTTCCTCCACGCCTTCTACGACACCAACCAGAGCATCTATGGCAGCGTGAGCTCCCAGCTCGCCTCATTCAACCTGCTCAACGTAGGCTTTGAGCACAATCTGCGTAACACACGGAAAATTCACCTGATTGCGTCCGGGCACTATCGCGGAATGAACATCTTTGCCGACGGACCCGAAGGCACAGACATCACAGTGCTGCCGTGCGGCGAGCAGGAGATCGCCGCGATCGCGGCGGGTGAGGCGCGGAAGCTGGTTCTTCATGAGAATGTGAGCTCCGGTGACATCGCTATCCTTGCTCCGACTACGGCGCTTGCGGCGTCAATCCGGCAGGCGCTCGACCGGAGCGGCACCTACGTTTCTGTTGTTGATACAATTCTGCGCTTCAAGGGGCTGGAGCGTCCGGTGGTGATCGTCGCGGCGTCCAGGGAAATAGCGGACGAGGTCGAGCTTGCCTATGTTGCCGTGTCGCGTGCGAGAACGCATCTGGTTCTCGTTGGCCAGGAGCGGATTCTTGACTGGCTGAGGTCGCCGCCAATGTCCGGCAGCGACGCGGCAGGACCCGCTCCTGCCGATTAA